A region of the Vigna unguiculata cultivar IT97K-499-35 chromosome 9, ASM411807v1, whole genome shotgun sequence genome:
TTCCTACACTAGTAACTCTTATTTATACTTTACATGTACAGTCATAATGTTATTGTATCTACTCTTCTACCTCTTATTATTAAGCAAATAAGTGTATTAATCATAATTAATCAGTCAATCAATTCACTTAGCTTCTCTTTATAATCCAAGAAAGATTACTATAGTCTTAGTATGAATATAGTGCAATGCAAACTACACCTATGCATGCAAATGgtgtaaatattttacatttcacTTAAAGAAGAGTTATTGGAAATCTAAAACGAATTCTAATTGAAGTTATCAGATTGGCTTTTAAGTTTTTCTACAACAATCTTAAgacaaatatcataattaaaaaaaaaagatgaaagtaaatCTGTATATAATTCAATGAATCAATATTTATTGCATTTAGCATCAAAATCCTTTatgaaattacaaaagaaatcaaCCCAACAGTCTTAGCCTTTCATGTTGAAGACAATGCAATACATATAATGAAAGAGGAAAAGTAAAACAGTAATGAATGTTGAGATGAAAAGATCAATGATTTGATGAACGTATGATCCTTAAAAGCTTTGTCATTTCTCCTTTTATAGTGGTTTGGATGAGCCTCAACAACAGTTCTATCATGTTAAAACTATGTATATTTCTTTGACTAAACTTATGTTGATTGAAGGTTTTCCTCTTGTTTCAATAGATCTCAAGCTTAGAGGGATGGTGTTTCTATAAGAATACTCCGACgatcaagtaaatatttttgggTTAAAACTAATGTGATAGTAAACAAGTGATAGTTGTAAGTAccttatatatttatgttaatcTTAATGAATATTTACCTAGGATGACCCATGTATCTTAATCGTGTTAGTAcataataattagttattatttggtTAGTTACAAACGTCATATGCTAACTATACCTATGCCGAAACAATCTAGGCATTTCTTAATTCTTCTTGTACTTCCTTTCTTAATATTTCTGAGCTAACTTAGTTTATATTTTAGGATTCTAGATAGTTTTAGTTTAAGATATTGAAAAATGTTCGCTTAAACCTTTCTCTTTCTCCCAATATATGAACGATAGAGGAATCTCAACAATAATTAGAGTTTTCAAAATGGGTTAGAACCCGTGAACTAACCTGGCTCACCACTTGTTCGGactgggttgggttgaaatttttttacaaatttcaatatgggttgattttttaTCGGACTCATCTAGAACCCAAGTTGaaccgtggtgagccgggttagcTCACAAACCCATAGGTAAAAGGGTCAcataagtgttttttattaagttgtgATTTACATTTGAGTCATATTAGGTTATTTTTTgtagccaacacataaataatttgtatttttttattttgatttgtatttggattgtattaaagtttatttagattttaattagaattataatttagttttgactgaaaaaaataaaaaaattgtattttttaattgagtgaATCCGagcccgtttaacccgccaacctaTGGTGGGCCAGACcggatttaaatttttttgactcgctaaaaagtgaatcgggttatattaattcattaaataatcaATCTGTGATAGGTCAAGTCAGATTGGGTCGAATTACCGGTTTTAATAGCTCTAACAATAATAACGTATAATAACTAAAACTCgagattaattatttattttttccgcCTCCTACCTTATTGGCCTTGGTCTCAACCGTTGCTCTTAATAATTCATAGTCAACAGATTGAAATTACATTACTTAATTGTTGTACATTTGGCAGAACATTTAAGATTCCAAGATTGGTTTTAAAAAACTCATAAGCGGAAAATTAGGactttacatataaattaatgatagatattatataaattaacagGAATAATGTAGAAATAGTCCACGATGGGACAATTATTCATCTATGCATAGCCAAACAAATTCACAATCCCATAGAACTATGGATCAAATTTATTTCATCACTCTACAAAAATACAATCACGACGAATAATGAAATCACCCTACACGTATATCCGTCACTGAAGTGTGTAAAATCAAACACAGAAATTGAAACCACCCCGCATAATAAAATGGACTATAACACAAATAatgcagaagaagaagaagaaaagtctAGAAGAACAATGAGTTGACTAAAAGGGTTGTgagaagaagagagaaggttGCGACTATGGAGGTGGCGGAGCccggtgatggtggtggtggtggagttGAGCCTGGCTCGGTGGGGGTTGATTCAGGTGATGGTGCTGCTCCGGCGGAAGGTGGGGTTGGAGTGGTTCCAGAAGCAGGTGGTGATGAGGGTGAAGATGAAGAGGCAATGACGTTGACGCTGAGTTTTTGGCCACTGCTGCAATGGCCTTGGATGGTGCATGCAAAATAGAACTCCCCAGTACGATTGAGAGTGATTCTAGCAGGTGATGTGCTCAACACTTCCTGATTTTGATCCACGCTGCAACTGTCAAAGCTTGCCTTGTCGTTAAGCTCTGCCACGGTGTGGCCTGAGCTGAATCTGAACACTGCATTAAACAAACATCATAATTTAAGCAACTCAAAAACCTTAAAGACAAAATAGGTAGTTTTTGTTTTCAACTTAGATTCAGACTTAGAATCTCAACCATATACGATGATATAGTAGAACTGACCTAGGATGTCGCCCTCTCTGAATGTGATGGAGGAAGCCCAATCGGAGTAGAATGAAGCGCCACCGGTGGGAGCACTTGTCCAACCAGTGCTGTCACCTACTGTGTGTTCTGCAGCTTCTGTGGCTTTTGGAATTGTTGCAGAAACTGCAATTGCTACAAGAATCAGCGTGTTAAGGAACCGAGCCATTGTTCTTGAGCTTTGTGTTATCAGATCGTCCCTGATTGGTTGATGAATCTGTTGTTGAGAATTATAAGAATGGCTTGGAAGTGGCTTCTATCTGCGTTGAATATATAGAGAGGATAGAGAGGGTAGCCTCGAATTATTAATGGAGAAACTACATGGAAGAGTTGGCTAGGTTgtcatattttaataatctaACAAGTTGTTGGGTAAGATACCAGATCAAGTCAATGCGAAGACATGGTTATATAGGgcttcaaaaatataatataaatttgtctcttttgtttttttactctCCCTCTCACCACCCACCCCTACATAAACATTTCCCCAATTTTATACTCATTTGTTTGAATGGTCTGCCTAGaatttccaaaaaaataaagttaaagtaaaaatatttaaataattttatctgGGGAACGTTAGTTTAAAATAGTGATATTTGTAGAAATGAAACTAATTTCAGTAAGGAGAGAGTCAACATGAAAAACCATTatatttcaacaaattaaaatacatgGATAGttgattgaaataataaaagatacTGCAAAAATACGAATTTCATGATCAACCCTAAAACGGTTTTAGCAACTTATAAGATTGATCACAGACAACAACAAATAGAAATACAGCCTCAGATTCTGTCAAATCATTCAAGAACCATACAAAAGATTACTAAGATTagattttttgaaactttatatcaaaaatcaaaaaagaTTCGAACACGAGcacacaaatttttatattggttcattCAAAACTGAGTTACATCTAGTTTATCAAGACAACCCTAGTCTGACTTGTactttttcaaaagatttacacaatTCCACATTATTACACTTCTAAAATATGCAAAACAAATACCAAGAATCTTGAATCCCACAAGAGCCTCAACAAGCGTAGCAAGATCCCACTTTCAGATTTGGAAAATCACTAAGCAACACCCAGaaacttgagaaagatcaaacctggATGATCgttctccctagccaaccaaaccTCTTTCTCCAAGTCTCTAAACCAAGCAAAAGGTACTCCGAGAAAATCAAAGATTCTTCACGAACAACTGCACATCTATGTGATCTAGAGAGAGAATTTTTCCAAAAGTTTAGAGTGATTTTGCGCTCAAAATAGCAACTGTTACAACTCTTTATCAAATCTTCAAGCATCAAATCATTAGTGCTAACAATCTCTCCCTGATTTGATAAAGTCCATCTCCATTGAATTGATTAAGCAACATCTTCCATTGACTGTCAAGCTTGTGAATCTGAAAAAATATTCCAAAGTAGTGCACACAAGATAACAAACACACAAATGCACATGCTCCCCCTCTCACTAGTATGTGTAGTATGTGTTAGAATTTTGGttcattaattctttttaattccttaattcttcattttcttaattcttCTCCCCTTTAGATTCATCAAAtgtaattaaagaaattaagaatGAGATTAAGAGCAAAccatttcattaataaaatgcCACGATACATAGGCGCAgaaatgataacaaaaaaaataaatgaaacttgATACAATTAACatgctaaattttaaaaacaaccaactgaaaaactgacaaaactcataaatcAACAATACAACACCACAAATGCAATACATGACCCTAGAAGCCAACCCAATCAGTCATCTTGATGATTGTTTCCGTTTTGGAACAAGGTCAATAAATCATAGATGTTGTAAAACCCgaggaaattaaataaataaataaataataaatgcaggtagtaggagcctttatggcaattaatgttaattgttatgatgtggaaaagtattggctcaaatggttgagagtacttgattgtgttgaaaggatttgggttcgagtcttgagcatgccaattgtgtgttatttaattgattattgttttaataattacttgATCATGGTGAGTGATAATATGGTCCTAGAAttttaggaattatcatgaaacatgaattggttgaatggatGTGCATTAACTTGACaatggcatggttatgggttctaACCTTGGTAGACCCAAATTCAAtgtttggcatgaatgtgaagtGGTAGAAACCCTAGCTAGTAGAGGGGCAGCCAATGTGATTAATCAATTGAATTTAGAGTAAGATAGAGAAAGACATAGGGTAGCCTAGGGAATACATTTCCGAGTTTCTGGAAGTGTCAAgtgcattattttattttatttttgtcaaaaattttgagtttctggatttttggaaaatttccagaaatcgctTGGCGGCTCATTCAAAGCTGTTAGGCGACACATACAGTTTTGTCTATTTTATGGATTTCTACCAGAAAACGCCTAGCGGCATGAACGGTGTGTCGGGCGACGCACTCTGTTCAACccaaatttttgggtttttggatGAACTGCCTAGTGATGATGAACAACCGTCAGGCGACGTGGGCAGTTTTGGCTCGATTCTTAGGTTTTCTATGTTCTTGACTGGTTCTAATCGAAGAAGCATGACCTTTATGCTTTGGTTGATGATTAGATGTCGTTAATTGTTGAAATACACTATGATCGGAGTTATTTGGAAGGTATTGGATGAAAAGTGCTCTAGGGTTAGGAATTTGGGGGCTTTAATTATTTGAGATTAACAGTAGATTAAGTGAAGTGGAAATGTTACTAAAATGCTTTGGGCCGAGAAATTGTACAAGTTGTAAGTGTGATATGTGGCAGGGTTGTGAGAACAGGTAAAGAGATGAAGTTTGGGAATTATTGGAACCTCGCAGGTGCAGGAAATTCTGGGTAGTAGCCAGGATcctatgcaccgcctggcgatATGTTgcttaccgccaggcgccagcacAGTGATTTCTGCACTATGTTGTTGGGAGGGCAGACGCATGGATTGGACTTTTGGTGAGGCGAAATTGTCTTTATGTGAGAGAACTATTAACTTTGGCGAATGATCTAGTGAGATAAAGGAATGAATATTAACATGACTTAAATTATGGGTTAAGTTGTGATTGGAGGTGTCttagtagtaaaaataataCTGTGTATTTCTAATCTATATTGTAAATGAGGTTGGTTGTGTAAAAAAAAAGGACTTAGGCATTGGGATGGCTATTGAGTGTAATCAATGTGCCTAAGGGTAATATAAGGTGGCAAGggatttaaaagaataaattcataatgACAAAGGAGGGTTGTATTAAGGGTTAGAGGAATAGTACAATAATGGTTAGTGGAATTGATAAGTATGAATGCATGACCTTTTATCCTTGGGACAACCTAAAGCTAATGGAATGCATATGGGATAGGACATGAGGGTTGAAAACAGTGTTGGCCATAGTTAGCATAGTATCTAAATCTTTGGTAAGAGTTGAGGAAGACAAAGGTGTGGAAGAAACTTTGTAGGTTGTGAAGAATCAGTACAACTCGCtatactggtgtagcgcctggcggcaagcatTGGATCACCATGCGATAGCTACAAATTCAGTGGCTTTGGGAGCGTGTGGCACTTGGCGGCAAGGCTCATTCTACCAGGCAATAAATGCAAGATTAGAGGCTtcagaggcgcttggcgcctgacGG
Encoded here:
- the LOC114162693 gene encoding cucumber peeling cupredoxin-like, which encodes MARFLNTLILVAIAVSATIPKATEAAEHTVGDSTGWTSAPTGGASFYSDWASSITFREGDILVFRFSSGHTVAELNDKASFDSCSVDQNQEVLSTSPARITLNRTGEFYFACTIQGHCSSGQKLSVNVIASSSSPSSPPASGTTPTPPSAGAAPSPESTPTEPGSTPPPPPSPGSATSIVATFSLLLTTLLVNSLFF